CTGGGAACCGTAAATGGGGCCAAGACCACCAGCCGGGAATCAATGGCCATTAACTGGCCTTCTGAATAGCCGGTCAAAACGATCTCCTTGAACCGCCCCTCAATTGAGAATACCCCATCCAGGCTCGAAAGCTCGAAAGGCAGGGCCTCTTCCTGATATTCCTGGTCGGTGAAAATAATCCCAGCCATGACCGGCCCGGTATATCGCTCCTGAGCACAGGATAATGCCACCTTGGAAGCTAAAAGAAACAGGTGATAAAAAGCATCATCTGTGCCCCGCGTACCTGGAGTGGTCATTAGTCACTGTTCCTCCTCTTAAATTAATGCCTATTGAGCCAATAGCCATTGGTTATGGGCATGCGCCGGTCCCTGCCGAAGGCTTTGGGAGTGATCTTGATGCCTGGCGGGGCCTGACGGCGCTTGTATTCATTTCGGTCAACCATGGTCAAGACCCGCCTGACCATCTCCGGGTCATAGCCTGCGGCCACAATTTGTGCCAGGGACTCATCCTTTTCGATATAGCGCCGCAGGATGGCATCCAGCAGAGGGTAGGGAGGGAGCACATCCTGATCTTTCTGGTTGGGAGCAAGCTCAGCCGTGGGCGGACGGTCCAGGATGGTTTGGGGTATCAGGTCATAGCCTGCTTTCTTGTTCCGGTATCTGGACAGGTGGTAGACCAGGGTCTTGGGCACATCCTTGATGGCCGCAAATCCACCGGCCATATCGCCATAGATGGTGCAGTAGCCGACACTGGTTTCGCTCTTGTTGCCGGTGGTCAATACCAGCCAGCCGAATTTGTTCGACAGGGCCATCAGCAGATTGCCCCTGATCCGCGCCTGGAGGTTCTCTTCGGTCACATCGGGCGGATGGTGGCAGAAGATTTCGGCAAGGCCCCGCAGATATGTCTGATGGATGTCCTGAATCGGAAGCTCAAGGTGCTGAATATGCAGGTTATCAGCCACCCGCCGGGCATCCCCCTGGGTTTCAGGAGAGGAAAACTGGGAGGGCATGATCACTCCGACAACATTCTCACTTCCGAGGGCATCTGCGGCCAGAGTGGCGGTCAGGGCAGAGTCAACACCTCCGCTCAGGCCAATGGCCACTTTCCGGAAGTTGTTTTTCCGCACGTAATCCCGGATTCCCAGGAGCAGTGCCTGGTAAACCTCAGCCAGAGGAGAAAGGCAGGCAGGTTTGCGGGGAGGAATAGGGTCGCGATGCTCTTCAACGGCTATCGGCAGGGAGAGCCTTTGAACCGCATACTCTTCCTTCGTCGGCCTCTGTGCCTGCCGGATGGTTCGGGTGCGAACCAGGGCGGCTACCTCAAAGTCAACCAACAGCAGTTCCTCCTCGAAAGATTTGCCCCTGGCCAGAATATGTCCTTCAGGATTCAAAACAAAACTGTGCCCATCGAAAACCAGCTCATCCTGTCCGCCTACCAGATTGGTATAAGCCAGAAAGACCTGATTTTCCCTGGCCATCCTGCCGAACAGACGCTCACGAAGGTGCCTTTTGCCCTGATGATAGGGGGAGGAGGAAATATTAATGACCAGGTCAGCCCCCTGGCGGCTCAACTGCCCGACAATATCCGGGTACCACAGGTCCTCACAGATTGTAATGCCCACGGTGATTCCAGCCATCTCCACCAGGCAGCACCTGTTCCCTGAGTGAAAGTAGCGCTTTTCGTCAAACACCCCGTAGTTGGGCAGATGAATCTTGTGGTAGATACCCTTGATCTCCTGCTGGCAGATCAGGGCGGCGGCATTATAAACCCTTCCGTCACTTCCCCGGTCGGCAAATCCCACGCAGGCGATGAGGGATCCATCAACAGCCTCCCGGATCTGATGAAGGATATGGAGATTGTCCTGAATGAAGGAGGGATTCAGGAGCAGGTCTTCGGGGGGATAGCCGCAAATGCACAGCTCCGGAAAGGTCACAATATCCGCACCTGCCTCTTTGGCCAGGGTAAGGTAATGCAGAATCTTATGCCTGTTGCCCTGGAGGTCCCCGACCATCGGGTTAAGCTGGGCCATAGCCAGACGTACACTGCTCATTTTCTTCCCTCTGATTGTTCATTCTGATTTTTCGATTCACTGCTCCTTCATTCTACCGTGAACCGCTTTTTGGGGCAAGCCTTTTCCTCCAGCTACATCGGCAGCAGGAGAGAAAACAGGATAGGATTAACAGGCTTCAGTCCATGAACATGAAAATCCTGGCAAAGCGGTCAGCCATGCTCTCCTTTCTGGTCAAACCCAATTCCTGGAGTCTTTTGACCAAGAAAGCCTGGAACTGCCGTATATCCTGGGATTCCTTCACGCCCTCAATCATTATCTGACGAATCTGGCTTTCGGGCATACGGATGGACATGGACCTGATCATTCTTCGCAGCTCGACAATTTTCTGGGCCAGACTTTTTTTGCCGCTGACTATGCGGTCGATGACAGGCAGAATATCGCTCTTGATGTTCCGCTTGATAAATTCCTGAAATCCGGACCAGGAATGCATCTTTTCCAGCCCCTCCTGGATCAGGAGCAGCAGGTTTTCTTCATCAATCAACGGGTTTTCTTTCTGGATCCTTTTTCTCATCTCGAAGAGGAATAGCTGAATGGGGCTTTTATCCTCCGGTTGACCTGCAAACCGGCTCTTCTTGGCTTCTCTGAACTCCTCCGCAGCCATGAACTGCGGCACGATCTGCTGGTTTGCCCTTTGCAGTGCCTGCGGGCTCAGCCACTGCGGCAGATATTTTAAATACCCGCTCTTGATTATATCGAGCTCAGCCAGATCTTTGCATGCCCGGATAATGGAGCAGATGAACAATGCCGCCGAAATTCCCAGTGATACAACCGCCAATCCTCCCACTGCCCACCTGAGGAAATAAGCCATGCGCCAGGCATTCAGGAAAAGCTGAACCGAACACAGCAGGGAAAGCCCGAAAAAGCCCTGTGAGAACATGAATTGAATTACCCACCGGGCGCTCATACTGTTGATAAACAGTCCGAGCATATCCTCCCGGTCGATAATTTCGATCAGCTTGGCTTCCCGCTGCAAATGAACGGCAAAGGGAGGAGTCTTCACCAAAAACCGGCTGGCTACCAGGCGCAGAAGGTCTGAAGGGTCTTTAAAGCGGTTGATCGCCTCCCAGTCAGTGGATGAAAGGATCGAGCCCATTTTGGCTTTCAGGAGGGGATAAAGGGATTCGCCAAAAACGGGATCCGAGGTAATCAGGCCATAACTTTTGGCATTCAGACAGACCTTAAAGATATAGAGGCTTACCAGGTAGGCTTTGGCCTCGTTGATAGATATTTTTTCCTGGCAATAGTAGGATTTAATGATATTCGGAACGGGGATAAGGACTTTCTTTTGTTCTCTTCCGAAAATCACCCCTAAAAACTTCGATACATCATACCCGCATACCTCGCTGAGTGCCTTTTGTATCTGTTCCAGCCTGAGCTCTTCCATCCACGTTTGAAAACGGGCCATATTTGTTCTCAACTGCTCCTTTTGACTTTCCGTTAAGGGATTCATGAGAGATTTCGTGAGTATATCCATAAAAGAGTCTCCGCTCCAATCTCTTCAGCGGTCTTCACTCGGAACCTGATCCAGGATGAAATTTTACCAGGTACTCCTGACAGCCGGAGGCACCTTTTGTCAGACGCCGGGTGAATGGTGCTGGTTGTAAATATATTCAAGTTCTTTCTCAAAATTCCAGCTTATTGATCTCCTTCCCCCCTAAGTTCGGACGCTGAT
The sequence above is a segment of the bacterium genome. Coding sequences within it:
- a CDS encoding NAD+ synthase → MSSVRLAMAQLNPMVGDLQGNRHKILHYLTLAKEAGADIVTFPELCICGYPPEDLLLNPSFIQDNLHILHQIREAVDGSLIACVGFADRGSDGRVYNAAALICQQEIKGIYHKIHLPNYGVFDEKRYFHSGNRCCLVEMAGITVGITICEDLWYPDIVGQLSRQGADLVINISSSPYHQGKRHLRERLFGRMARENQVFLAYTNLVGGQDELVFDGHSFVLNPEGHILARGKSFEEELLLVDFEVAALVRTRTIRQAQRPTKEEYAVQRLSLPIAVEEHRDPIPPRKPACLSPLAEVYQALLLGIRDYVRKNNFRKVAIGLSGGVDSALTATLAADALGSENVVGVIMPSQFSSPETQGDARRVADNLHIQHLELPIQDIHQTYLRGLAEIFCHHPPDVTEENLQARIRGNLLMALSNKFGWLVLTTGNKSETSVGYCTIYGDMAGGFAAIKDVPKTLVYHLSRYRNKKAGYDLIPQTILDRPPTAELAPNQKDQDVLPPYPLLDAILRRYIEKDESLAQIVAAGYDPEMVRRVLTMVDRNEYKRRQAPPGIKITPKAFGRDRRMPITNGYWLNRH